A window of Plasmodium malariae genome assembly, chromosome: 12 genomic DNA:
taaaacgagAGTTACCTGCTGCAGcttttagtattttttttttcttttcttccttttatttgttattattataattgtcgcattttttcaaaatataaaatgaaattaaataattagaaaaatgcTCAAAGgatgtgaaaaaaataaaaaagaaagaaaaaccgaataaaacaaaacaaagcAAAGAAACAAAACtgaatagaataaaataaaataaagcagtGCAAAACAAAGACAAAAGAACATAAACGCAAAAATCTAATTGACCCCTGcataaatgtgtatatatgtatatatatgtatatatacgtatgtatgtgtgtacgCATTCCTGTATGTGCATGCTCAGTTCAGATAAACACCCACTCAGGATAAAAcgaattttaatatatatacatttttttttatgtgcatttttctttgtttaatTACGCCCGTACTAAATTTGTTCAAAGGTAAGatggtaaaaataatatataaagaattcttagcattatttctttatcttttaataaatggATATTCGGGAAATGATGGagttgagaaaaaaaatgaaatatacagCGTAACTATGAAAGATTTcaacaatattttatatgatcaagagaaatttacatttttagtTGTATACACTCATTGGTGCTATAGATCgaatttattattagaaaaCTTAGAAAAAATATCGAATTTGTTAAagtatgataataatataaggatagcaaaaataaatgctGCAGTTAATAGtgaaataatagaaaaactAAGTGTCTATAGCTATCCTTCTTTGTATATGATAAAGAAAGAcgaaatgcataaatataacgGTGTAAATAgcatcaaaaaaatattattatggaTATATCAATATCTAGACAAaagtatatatgaaataaataataaagaaaaattaacattattgCTAGAGTtagaagaatataataattctattttattttttataagcaGAAAAGATAAAGATATAAATCTAGTCAATAACTTAGTTGAAATATGTACGTTAATAGGTAaaactttttgtttttatataaaacaagAAAATGTAATTCATTTTCTTGTAAACACTGTAATATCAAATAACTATCATTACGATACTGTGGAGTTACAAAAGAAAGATATTTATGggattttatttaaaaatgatgattttgatgaacatttttatataactgaTGAAagtgtaaataaattatatgaccCTGAATGTtcaaaagaagaaaaaatagaaatgttAGTAAAGTGGGTTCAGAAAAAAGTTGAACCATTAGTTATTAAATTTtctgaatattattttccattACTGTTTTCAAGTAATACTGTTaccttatttatattatataacgaTATAAATGAGTTAAACAAATTagatattattaaatgtgcaaagaaatataaaaatattactttttcaATTTCTGGAAATTTACAAGTGTATGAAAAGAGATTATTATCTGAGTTACTTATagaacaattaaaaaaaccaCTCATGAGAATTActgaatttaaaaataatataactattccatataaatataaacctGTCAATGACGatttagaaataaatgaaaaggtAAATTTATTAGTACCGCTTCTTTATGCATTTTACCACTTACCTTTTTTTACATGCTATTGTATCAAATTGTGTTCCAAATTCATACATATcacctttttttctttttgcatTCGTCTCGCTTCATATTTGCATGATGTACCCTCATAtagcttatatttttatgtttgaaGTAAATGAAAGTTAAAAATACGCATGTGTGTGGGGGCACATATATAGACGCACAcatacgcatatacatacatgctcACATACACATTTGCAcacgtatacatgtatacacatacacgCATTTCATTTCAGAATATAGAGGATTTCATCAATGGATATATGGcgggaaaaaaatatttctaccGAAAAAGTGAAAGACCATTACCTGAAGAATTCAATAATggatatgtaaaaataatagttgCTGACACGTAcgatgaatatatatttaacaatgataaaaatgttgTAGTATTATACTATGCACCATGGTGTGGGCATTGCTATAAATTTGAGCCAGTGTACAGAGAAGTTGGAAGAAGATTGAAGTTGTACGCAGCTAAATTCAAAGAttttaataatgatataataataggAAAAATAGACGCAGTAAACaacgaaatatataatatacccATCGGTGAGAGttattctatatatgtatctatctatctatgtatctatctatctatatatatatatatatatatataaatatatctatgcctatgtgtaaatatttattacaaataattccttaaaaacaaataaaaaaagaaatcaataaattatttactcTCACGAATTCGCGTGGTAGAGCACTGCTCACGTAAAATGTCTAATGTATCTGAGTTTTGCAACATgttatttacatacatacgtacatatatatttaccttTTATGGCAGAGGGATACCCTACCGTTTATCTATATACAAAGGAAAACAAAATGGCGCCTATGAGGTATTTAGGACCAAGGACTGTAGAAAGAATTATCACTTGGATATgcgaaaaagtaaaaaaaaaaaaaaaaaaaaaaaaagtgatatttcttcatattcatatatatgtgtgtatatgtacataatatatcattttgcTTGAATGCCACCAATTTGTTTTtcaagttttaaaaaaaaatttgagtatatataataatgcagttaaattattaaatgatgAAATGAACCAATTTTTAACtgaaattacaatttttttttttttttttttttgtttctagACAAACACAAACATAGATATATTAGAATTTCTCAACTTAAATTTGGATGATGAGCAGCTTTTCGAGAATTATGAAGAACTGTGaatgattaaaaaatttgtgcAATTAACTTTTTTGCAGAcgtttgttttatatttcgtagtttcattttttttattttatattttattatgatttattttatattttataatgatttatttttgattttattatatttaattttttgtattatcttatataattttttaccttttttttgcGTTTTAAATGTCacctatatattttttttttttcttgagCTACAAATTTTTTGCAATTTGACATTTTTGGACAAACGTACACATCAAAATTGAAAGTTTCCATTtttggtttttttttttttatatttttacattaatccatattcttttaattaacaAGGATTTGCTGATTCtatttgattattttttttgattttatttattaatatatttgtttgtttcctttaaattttttgtgttattcgttaaaaatatttattagcaaaaagttatattttaaaatctttttcttttttaacataCAATAATAGCTAATATGCTGACTTGTTCATAATAGTGGGTAATAACACGAcctattaataatattttttagcaaggaatttttttttaataatgacTACATTTAACATGACTTGTTGATTATTATGATTTGTAACATGTcttgttaataatttcatatcTCAACATAATCTGTTAATAATTCCAGCTTGTAACATTCCTTGTTAATGTAATCGGCAAAAGTATATTGGTTTGctaataatagtaattagTTACCTGACTAGTTCATATTTTACACCATGTCTCAGTGTGTGTGGGAATTAATAAGTATCGAGAAATCTTTTGCAAAAGAAAGAGATAACTATGAAATACATCCAGTGAATAacttttctaaaaattatgaattccataatttagataatatagaaataagGACTGATAAAGTTGATTACGATTATGCAGAAGACCTTTCAAAgtattcaaaaataaaaaatgagaaaaataaattgaagtttgaaaaaattatgcacaaattttttatttcagaTATATCGAAATATGTAAATGCGTACGTGAAAAAAAGTGATAGCAACATCCTCAGTGAAATaggtaaaattttttttttttttttttaatctaaacattgaaaaatagtaagaaaaaggaaaaaataatatatacatacgtataaatatttatatatacgtataacgCGCGTTTATATGTCCTGTAATAAGAATCCTATATTTTCCTTTGAAGGAATAACATCaagtaagaaaataaaattacaagaaGAGAGATATTGGGTcaatagttatatttataattttataagtcATTGCTTAAATACCTATTATGACTGCAAGCATTATATAGTTATAAGTCGCAGCAAAAACTTAATTCAAAAATTGACAGGAACAGGTACTAagttcacaaaaaaaaaaaaaaaaaaaaaaaaattggcaTAAACAAAAAGGAACTATTGAATGAACGAACGAAATAGATgacgaaaaaaatatataagttaaGCTAAaacgtaaataaatatacataaactaATTTTTCTCATAACAGGATATGGATACTAcggtatatattttacaaacgGTAAAAAAATTGGTGGGTTAGGAAACttgtttataaatataaagcaaGTAAGACATATAAGTTATAGCATTATGAAAACGTTACAAACAAAGACAGCTTCAGACAGATCGGTATCAAATAATGATGAAACATGtagtttcatttttatgCTGTAACTACGTAACtattaatacattatttttttctcattttccttttttaatttatgaacCATTTGTACAATGATTATTTTTCCCtgaataaaagaaagaaaaagataaaaactGCATGTTCTAAAAAAGGAGAGGTGAAGACTATCCTCTAagattatacataatatatgcattatgtgttatgcatatatatatatatatatatatactcgtCTCCACTTATTCCTGATGATGTCTATTGACATATCGCGCATGGGCTTTACCCCCATAATactcttttaaatatacagaaTTGCGATAAAAATACCTGTACAATACTTTTTGAGCTATACATAATATCCCATATATTTACgttatacattattttattcttacaTGAACATATAGATTCCCACTTTTATGTgcattttatgtaaatttgaCTCTTACGCAGTGCTTCAAAGAGATGAATTTTCTtgctttttttgttttttttgcttatttacttttttcccccttttttttgttcatgaTACTGTTTACTaacttcattttatatttgcaatattttttaatgtaaaaatatacgcGATCTCCAGAAACTGTCAAGATAATGTGCTTGCAGATTCTttaaaatagaagaaaattttCGATAAATAGATCCTAAaatcttttaataaaaatgagcaTTTTATATGCATTTCATCAAAATGATCACTCTTTCGTAGTTCTTTTTctaattctatttttaattttctattttcaattttgctGAAGGacgaaataaaatgtatgtagcatttgaaaaattccatacataatataatgcCAGTAGCATATAATTCACCGTTTGTGCTTACCTTCGTTTTCAGCAACTTGTGAACCTTAAAAGGGAAGTATTGCGTGCATAAACATGTGTAagcgtatatacatacatacatacatatattattcatgCCATAACATTATATCGAATCGATGTACACGTACATTAATCTGGATATGAATATTTCCACAGATACATGAGGATGACTTACCAAAAACAACTGCCTACATATCAGGAGAGTTAAATTTCTTGCGTGCTGCAAAGTTTTTACGCGCACTAGAAggtacaaaattatatttacgatgatatgaattatatcaaatttacagcatttatttttttttattgcatttacgataaatttaaatgagaACATATCAACAAAATGATAGGAAAAATAGGAAATATTCTTTAAACTTatggtaaatatatttccacTTGTTATGacttgtttttcttttcctttatgTGGGTATATTCCCCTTTTAATTTcaacatttaataaaataaacttgTTTGTAAGaagtattttataaatccttttattaaatgtaaaagtGATTGgtatttgaaacaaaatattagttTCCTTAAACTCTTGTTCataattatcataataaaaatgtctttgagtaattaataatttattccttttttttaaaaatttaaaaaagatctTCGGAGGGCCAacaatgtttatataattttcgagaatatttttcaaattgttTTTCTTCACGTACGCTACTTTTGCCTTCTTCGTGATACTCTGTACGTTTACTCGTGCAAAGTTGTCTAGGCTTTTTTCATTCCTTGCGTTCGTTCGGATGTTGgaacatttttcatttttttggcTCTTTTTCCACCTTTTGTTAATTTTCCCCTTATATATTGTAACCCCTCCAAGGGCTCTATACCTTCTATGTATTTTCCTATAATAGGTTAGAAAGTACTTCTTAAAAGATGGTTTTAAAAAGTTTGACCAGAAAAGCGGAATGATCACAGAATTGTAAGTACttgcaaaatttttatttttcctgtgtgcttttttttttttcgtataatTTATCCATTTTCTTTTACATGCTGATTTAACCCTTATTAGCTTTACGAAGCTTCTtgtgaaaaatttttttttttttttgataaattttattacctGTTCAgctatttttctatatttatggcaattaaggaaaaaaggTTTAATGCGAAAAagttggaaaaaaaaatgaaaaagagtTACAATTTTGCTCCAGTTTATAGAACGATTGTAAAAAGTGAAATATAGCAAATTCATGATCGTATCAAAGTGTGGTCTCGACACGatacttataattttaaaaacgtACATTCCTTTGTTGTATGTGAGAATGTTGTAAAAATGGTGCACGTCCCTTACGCGTAGGTTTTCCAAGGTAGCTGTTGCTGTTGGTGAACCCCCTTTTCTGCTTATGACTCTAGGACAGTCATGAAGTTTGTATAAGTTACTATCTATGTTCAACGCATGGTTGTAAGCATTCAGAACATCCGTCGTTAGGACGTAGAAGTAATATTCAAgcgtaataaaaataaatactgtcaattttatatgcttcctatttttcaattttttcaaaatatatttagtatattttaattcataaTATCTTGTTAGCCCTTCCTTACaccataaatatttttcttttctaaaATATAGGCAGTTTCCCCAAAGGGTATGAAAAATTTCATGAACAATTAATTTGACTTGTAAGAAAAGTTTATCCAAATtgtcattttcattttcctcATTGATTTgaataaatgatataagaAACGTAACACAGTTGTAATTTTCTTCACCTGCATATTTGTACTTATTTAATAGTATACATTGTAAGAAGGTATTTTGTAACAacttttttctaaatatacttatattcATGAACATTAACAATATcttacttaaaatttttgtaaaatatgaGTACTTactcatttcattttttctataattttcaatatatataaaaataggaaatcctttaattttaaacTCTATTTTGTGATATATTCCaatgaataaacaaaaagtGTAATTTGCTATTTTACTTGTAGTATAAAATTCGAAAGTTATAtactctttttctttcttcacttggtttgtaatttttttacacaaTTCTTTTCTACATGTTCCCCCCTTTGTCCGTTTTCTTCTTGCGTAGTTACTCTTTATACAGGTATGCTCCTCAAGTCGATGCCCGTACTCAGGACGCTGCACGTAACCGAAGCAACtacataaaagaaaacaagTAAAACACTCGTTGCACTTACTGTGGTACACCCCTTTTAACTTAGTGTTACTCACCACTAGATTGGATGGCCTTAAAAGTTTAACAGCACTCCTTTTCATCCTTTTCCTCTTCTCACCTTTGTAAAACTCCCTTTCATCTTCgtatttttctttcccttttttcaCATTGGATCTGCATGACCATTTAGTACCTCTCAAGTGTAAATTAACGTAGGgcataaaaaaggaaaagtcgtctcttttttttttttttttttttatatagttaGACTTAATTTCAAAcgataattttaatttaaatttgaCTCTATGAATAGTACTCTGTATACATGGAAAGATTGAAGGAAGGAAAAAGAATTCACAAAAAGTGTTTATATACGTATAGGTATGTTTATCCtcaaatttcatttttttaaaatcaaaATTTAATGTCTTCTTTTCCGCATTTTGAAAACATAAGTGGTAACAGTTGTTGTGGCTAGTAGTTATCCCATCCTTTATATTcttgttatttttactaattaatgaatttttctttttatttaaatttttcaaaacatttgaaatatatataccttcTACTTTATTCTCATCATTTtcgttataaaaaaaaataataagtcTATATATACCTTTTTCATTAAGCTCTTTCATGTGAATGTCAAAATAGCTTCTCCCCTTTTTTACATCAtcttttgttattattgtatatatatcacaaGACGGGTTGGTAAGCACACATTTCAAAATATGGAAATGTTTTGTGTCGCTATAAATTCTTATCTTCTTTTCACTCTCtgcttttttcaaaaaatgtatttcaGAATAcccataatattttaaacagggttttaattttaaaaagagtaAATGAACACTATACCTGCACgcaaaagaagaagaaaaaaaaaaaaataataaaaaaaaaaaataaagatgatCACTTCCGATATTTGGTTATAACACTACCCCATTTTTTATCAACCTACAAATgatgctatatatatatatgtacatacatatgcatacatatacgtacatacacgtgtacgtatatatttctCTATCTTTTTGTGGCTCTTTTTCAGCAAATACATTAAAGGTTTTATTAGTCTGTTTGCTCTTATATGTTTTCTTAAATGGTACAAATGTAGCTGTTTTGTGTtcattatactttttttttttttattatacttaggtaattaaaaagtaaaacgagaattatgaaaaagaagaaaaagaagaaaataaagatagTAAAAGAaacaagaaaattaaaaaaaatatattaaccataaaattacaaaaaggattaaataaataaacactaaaagaaacatatacatatattacatatatatacataaacatgcatacatatcaatgtgaacattttttaaaaagggctcctattaaaaaaaggaagaattaTTAACTAATCGATGTGGAAATTTTCGTTGCTTAAAAtatgctaaaaaaaaaaaaaagaaaaaaaaatgcacatacgtatgcatatgtttatgcatgtatgtatatatatgttggtatacgtatatacgtatatgagCATATGCACAAGTATTACATGTCGACGCTTACAACATATATTTGAGCTTCATTTCtgcatatacacatgtacacatatatatatataggtatatatgcatatgcaaAAGTATGTTATATGCAGGTGTATCAATGTGTTGCTCACCTTTAAAAGCTTGATAGGCTTTACTGTtcgaaataaaacaaaaagctGCGGGGAGAGggggaaaaaagaagaaaaaaaaggaaaaacaataagggaaaaaatgaaaagcgAAAAACGAAAAGCGAAAAACGAAAAACGAAAAacgaaaaacgaaaaatgcaaaacgaaaaacgaaaaatgcaaaatgcaaaatgaaaaacgaaaaatgcaaaatgaaataagCAGGGCCACATATAATATGGTGATACACAAAATTCTTCTTTACATTTTGTTAGCTTACTGTGacatataaaacaatatcAAAGGAAATGTcaaaaaaaacatacaaaAACTCATGTGAGCTGTATAAATCAATATTCGATGGAGATAGGCACAAAACtttgtaaataattaacaaaatggGCTTAATTATTACAGCAAAAAATATGACCCTATATTTTCTGTTAATTCAAAGAAGACAGAAATGAAAATAGATAAGGGGAAAggaaatatgataaaaaaatgacaaaataaagagataaaaaatgacaaaataaagagataaaaaatgacaaaataaagagataaaaaataacaaaataaagagataaaaaataacaaaatagagAATAAGGCAAAAAgggaatttaaaaaaaaaaaaatatatgtgcacaAGTATTCCATTTATTACGacgtttaaaaaaaacaatggCTGCAAACTGGTTGGGAATTAATAAAGTATATCACGTTTGGACAAAATTTAGCAAAATTGTAACAAAATGCAGTGATATCTAGCAAAATGACAAAATTAACgtcaataaaattttttttaacaatttcgttgttttttatttctacttacttgtatatatcatattttttatacaacTCAGCAA
This region includes:
- the PmUG01_12044300 gene encoding protein disulfide-isomerase, putative; this encodes MVKIIYKEFLALFLYLLINGYSGNDGVEKKNEIYSVTMKDFNNILYDQEKFTFLVVYTHWCYRSNLLLENLEKISNLLKYDNNIRIAKINAAVNSEIIEKLSVYSYPSLYMIKKDEMHKYNGVNSIKKILLWIYQYLDKSIYEINNKEKLTLLLELEEYNNSILFFISRKDKDINLVNNLVEICTLIGKTFCFYIKQENVIHFLVNTVISNNYHYDTVELQKKDIYGILFKNDDFDEHFYITDESVNKLYDPECSKEEKIEMLVKWVQKKVEPLVIKFSEYYFPLLFSSNTVTLFILYNDINELNKLDIIKCAKKYKNITFSISGNLQVYEKRLLSELLIEQLKKPLMRITEFKNNITIPYKYKPVNDDLEINEKNIEDFINGYMAGKKYFYRKSERPLPEEFNNGYVKIIVADTYDEYIFNNDKNVVVLYYAPWCGHCYKFEPVYREVGRRLKLYAAKFKDFNNDIIIGKIDAVNNEIYNIPIEGYPTVYLYTKENKMAPMRYLGPRTVERIITWICEKTNTNIDILEFLNLNLDDEQLFENYEEL
- the PmUG01_12044400 gene encoding conserved Plasmodium protein, unknown function, with the translated sequence MSQCVWELISIEKSFAKERDNYEIHPVNNFSKNYEFHNLDNIEIRTDKVDYDYAEDLSKYSKIKNEKNKLKFEKIMHKFFISDISKYVNAYVKKSDSNILSEIGITSSKKIKLQEERYWVNSYIYNFISHCLNTYYDCKHYIVISRSKNLIQKLTGTGYGYYGIYFTNGKKIGGLGNLFINIKQVRHISYSIMKTLQTKTASDRSVSNNDETCSFIFML
- the PmUG01_12044500 gene encoding M1-family alanyl aminopeptidase, putative, translated to MNTKQLHLYHLRKHIRANRLIKPLMYSVHLLFLKLKPCLKYYGYSEIHFLKKAESEKKIRIYSDTKHFHILKCVLTNPSCDIYTIITKDDVKKGRSYFDIHMKELNEKGIYRLIIFFYNENDENKVEGIYISNVLKNLNKKKNSLISKNNKNIKDGITTSHNNCYHLCFQNAEKKTLNFDFKKMKFEDKHTYTYINTFCEFFFLPSIFPCIQSTIHRVKFKLKLSFEIKSNYIKKKKKKRDDFSFFMPYVNLHLRGTKWSCRSNVKKGKEKYEDEREFYKGEKRKRMKRSAVKLLRPSNLVVSNTKLKGVYHSKCNECFTCFLLCSCFGYVQRPEYGHRLEEHTCIKSNYARRKRTKGGTCRKELCKKITNQVKKEKEYITFEFYTTSKIANYTFCLFIGIYHKIEFKIKGFPIFIYIENYRKNEMSKYSYFTKILSKILLMFMNISIFRKKLLQNTFLQCILLNKYKYAGEENYNCVTFLISFIQINEENENDNLDKLFLQVKLIVHEIFHTLWGNCLYFRKEKYLWCKEGLTRYYELKYTKYILKKLKNRKHIKLTVFIFITLEYYFYVLTTDVLNAYNHALNIDSNLYKLHDCPRVISRKGGSPTATATLENLRVRDVHHFYNILTYNKGMYVFKIISIVSRPHFDTIMNLLYFTFYNRSINWSKIVTLFHFFFQLFRIKPFFLNCHKYRKIAEQVIKFIKKKKKFFTRSFVKLIRVKSACKRKWINYTKKKKAHRKNKNFASTYNSVIIPLFWSNFLKPSFKKYFLTYYRKIHRRYRALGGVTIYKGKINKRWKKSQKNEKCSNIRTNARNEKSLDNFARVNVQSITKKAKVAYVKKNNLKNILENYINIVGPPKIFFKFLKKRNKLLITQRHFYYDNYEQEFKETNILFQIPITFTFNKRIYKILLTNKFILLNVEIKRGIYPHKGKEKQVITSGNIFTISLKNISYFSYHFVDMFSFKFIVNAIKKNKCCKFDIIHIIVNIILYLLVRVKTLQHARNLTLLICRQLFLVSHPHVSVEIFISRLIKIENRKLKIELEKELRKSDHFDEMHIKCSFLLKDFRIYLSKIFFYFKESASTLS